One Brassica oleracea var. oleracea cultivar TO1000 chromosome C7, BOL, whole genome shotgun sequence genomic window carries:
- the LOC106306769 gene encoding calcium uniporter protein 3, mitochondrial-like encodes MASSKKTLVRNLFNISKTYSRIPGLTRMRPPTKPGIAPDSGDSGIRRRFLHKRAFFSPEIVPRGGNLMDKLKEMSLSNNRLRLDEMLPPPTTPEMTSPGNFPAVTVEDVKKLMRAAEMEMVKSRLRDIGKNWVPYSEFVRVCGENNSDPEHGNRVANMLDKAGNVIVLGNFVCLKPEELTRAVAGLIPTHEPTRNAAATRQEFEQLEIIKSDIDKKADDLVRRELQAGLGLVIAQTIGFFRLTFWELSWDVMEPICFFVTSTYFMAGYAFFLRTAKEPSFEGFYKSRFETKQKRLIKMLDFDIDRFNKLLKIHRPDLTHSAGRC; translated from the exons ATGGCCTCGTCGAAGAAAACACTAGTTAGAAATCTCTTCAACATTTCCAAAACTTATTCCCGGATACCGGGTCTTACCCGAATGCGTCCTCCGACCAAACCCGGCATTGCTCCAGACTCCGGAGATTCTGGAATCCGCCGGAGATTTCTCCACAAGAGGGCATTTTTCTCGCCGGAGATAGTTCCAAGAGGAGGCAATCTGATGGATAAACTCAAGGAGATGAGTTTATCGAACAATCGGCTTCGCCTTGACGAGATGCTACCGCCTCCGACGACGCCGGAGATGACTTCCCCGGGAAATTTCCCCGCGGTTACGGTGGAAGACGTGAAGAAGCTTATGAGAGCTGCGGAGATGGAGATGGTGAAATCGAGGCTGAGAGACATCGGAAAAAACTGGGTTCCCTATTCGGAGTTTGTTCGGGTATGCGGAGAAAACAACTCGGATCCTGAACATGGTAACCGGGTCGCGAATATGCTTGACAAAGCCGGAAACGTCATCGTTTTGGGAAATTTCGTCTGCCTTAAACCGGAAGAG CTAACAAGAGCCGTGGCTGGTCTAATTCCGACACACGAACCCACTCGCAACGCCGCCGCGACAAGACAGGAGTTCGAGCAACTCGAGATAATAAAATCAGATATTGACAAAAAAGCCGATGATCTGGTACGGCGAGAATTACAGGCCGGATTGGGCCTTGTCATAGCCCAAACGATTGGATTTTTTAGATTAACGTTTTGGGAGCTGTCGTGGGACGTGATGGAGCCCATATGTTTCTTCGTAACTTCCACGTATTTCATGGCCGGTTACGCCTTCTTTCTCCGTACCGCCAAGGAACCTTCCTTCGAAGGGTTCTACAAAAGCCGGTTCGAGACCAAGCAGAAACGTTTGATTAAAATGCTTGACTTCGATATCGACCGGTTTAACAAGCTACTGAAGATACACCGTCCAGATTTGACTCATTCAGCTGGTCGTTGTTGA
- the LOC106306767 gene encoding pentatricopeptide repeat-containing protein At5g66631, producing MFSLNFSNSVKPLHSAIAHQIRFFSRDPFPNKLQLYLYRANLIDSIRLILRSTPVSETDLTTLLTHRLVDSFVVKNALRSSPSLTSAWSIFKSLSKIKPQISYEAETLHAFATVLAKFHRSSQLKSLIGLVHAGKFGHVQFSFMNLMNLYATSGDFHSVLKTWDEYRCSGEEKGCCTESYNIVMQVYVSLGKDTDAVQTFDQMINNGGIPNSRTFTIMIEHLVKSGNLDAAMEVFETLPSMRITRTLKHYSVLVEAFVDAQRFDRVKTLLAEMKADGKFPSRRMFEPLQRMREAGFEQETGEFLREMLPDERIKDVSMYSMCNPSEDESDHDDARVKLKPWLDPKALANSLKKWSSDTVTALEEANFVWTNLLVCKMLRNFRSPETAWSFFCWVAVQPGFTHDAYTIERMMAMLARNGQVELVDKLISKVRMEGIKLPFSTIRLIIDLYGVSKKPEAAIKVFRHDRTTLCGSVSGFNLMLLYSSLLRTLTKCKRNAEALETLEEMVSTGVSPDIQTFSGLMYHFALQGEIQTVQRLFSMVRQIGLEPDPYMLKLLVQAYCRCERSVLAFRVFQDMKDLNLIPDRETKELLVRSLWREEKRKEAAAVEESSYCDEEGDSSSVLRLALKGHVWNFSSRDIARVFNLYRDCILKTPS from the coding sequence ATGTTTTCTCTGAACTTCTCCAACTCTGTTAAGCCACTCCACTCCGCAATCGCTCATCAAATTCGATTCTTTTCGCGTGATCCATTCCCAAACAAACTCCAGCTCTACCTTTACCGAGCCAACCTCATCGATTCCATCCGTCTCATCCTCCGCTCCACACCCGTCTCAGAGACCGACCTAACTACTCTCTTAACCCACCGTCTTGTCGATTCCTTTGTCGTCAAGAACGCTTTACGCTCCTCTCCTTCCCTTACCTCCGCTTGGTCTATCTTCAAATCCCTCAGCAAAATAAAACCCCAAATTTCATATGAAGCTGAGACGCTTCACGCCTTCGCCACCGTTCTCGCAAAGTTCCACCGCTCTTCACAGCTCAAATCTCTTATCGGACTGGTCCACGCTGGCAAATTCGGCCATGTTCAGTTCAGCTTTATGAACCTCATGAACTTGTATGCAACTTCTGGTGACTTCCACTCTGTTCTCAAGACCTGGGATGAGTATAGATGCTCAGGAGAGGAGAAAGGATGCTGCACAGAGTCCTATAACATTGTGATGCAAGTTTACGTGAGCTTAGGTAAAGACACTGACGCTGTGCAGACTTTTGATCAGATGATTAACAACGGAGGCATCCCGAATTCGAGAACCTTCACGATTATGATCGAGCATCTGGTGAAATCAGGGAATCTTGATGCTGCCATGGAGGTTTTCGAGACCTTGCCTTCGATGAGGATCACAAGGACTCTGAAGCATTACTCTGTTCTGGTCGAAGCCTTTGTCGATGCTCAGCGGTTTGATCGAGTCAAGACTCTGCTCGCTGAGATGAAAGCCGATGGGAAGTTCCCGAGTAGACGCATGTTTGAGCCTCTGCAGCGCATGAGAGAGGCTGGGTTTGAGCAAGAAACTGGAGAGTTCTTGAGGGAGATGTTGCCTGATGAGAGAATCAAGGACGTTTCTATGTATTCCATGTGCAATCCCAGCGAAGATGAATCCGACCATGATGATGCTCGGGTGAAGTTGAAGCCGTGGCTGGATCCAAAAGCTTTAGCTAATTCGTTAAAGAAATGGAGTTCTGATACTGTTACTGCTTTGGAAGAAGCTAACTTCGTCTGGACGAATCTTTTGGTATGCAAGATGCTGAGGAACTTTAGATCCCCTGAAACGGCGTGGAGTTTCTTCTGCTGGGTGGCGGTTCAGCCTGGGTTCACCCATGACGCCTACACGATTGAGAGAATGATGGCTATGTTGGCACGCAACGGCCAGGTTGAACTGGTCGATAAGCTCATCTCAAAAGTGAGAATGGAAGGGATCAAACTACCATTCAGCACCATCAGGCTGATCATCGATCTCTACGGAGTTTCGAAGAAACCAGAAGCAGCCATCAAGGTCTTCCGCCACGACAGAACAACACTCTGCGGTTCAGTTTCGGGTTTCAACCTCATGCTGTTGTACTCATCGCTCTTGAGAACGTTGACCAAGTGCAAGAGAAACGCAGAAGCTCTGGAGACGCTGGAAGAGATGGTTTCGACCGGGGTGTCTCCGGATATCCAGACGTTTTCGGGGTTAATGTATCACTTCGCATTGCAGGGAGAGATTCAGACGGTGCAGAGGCTTTTCTCGATGGTGAGACAGATCGGTCTGGAGCCGGATCCTTACATGTTAAAGCTTCTTGTCCAAGCTTACTGCAGATGCGAAAGGTCGGTGCTTGCTTTCAGAGTGTTCCAAGACATGAAGGACTTGAATCTAATCCCTGACAGAGAGACGAAAGAGCTGCTTGTGAGGAGTCTGTGGAGAGAAGAGAAGCGCAAAGAGGCGGCCGCGGTTGAAGAAAGCAGCTACTGCGACGAGGAAGGGGATAGTAGTAGCGTTTTGCGTTTGGCGTTGAAGGGTCATGTGTGGAATTTTAGTTCAAGAGACATCGCTAGAGTCTTCAATCTCTACCGCGACTGTATTTTGAAAACTCCAAGTTAA
- the LOC106301379 gene encoding LOW QUALITY PROTEIN: protein DA1-related 5 (The sequence of the model RefSeq protein was modified relative to this genomic sequence to represent the inferred CDS: substituted 1 base at 1 genomic stop codon) has translation MSSLSTKIDILSDTVKGSAELFVVPQPETVTIFWLLRPLRELKKMLLEDHVVTVVVSAPSACGKTMLVSKLCHDADVKGKFKQIFFITVSKPPNVSLIVQRFLQYTGREAKDFEDNMDAKICIQQLLQQLGENGPILLVLDDVWPEDESLLDTFLIQLPDYKILVTSRFEFLRFGPTFSLEPLIDEDVKNLFMDCTPHPNCLTCAKRNDILLKIGGGCNYLLPAANPPCSSICNGCDSEIAHERPVNVLGVLWHRECFCCDACHIPIAIHEVKNHVSNSRGKFHKSCFNRYCYVCEEKVKVKKLQQHHFWEGKXCPAHESDGTPKCCSCERLEPMGMNYVMLGDGRWLCLECMESAVMDTYEVQPLHFEIREFFEGLNMKIEKEFHLLLVEKEALKKAEEKEKIDSQHGVVIRGICLSENQIVTSVSERPPMGQNKQPIGLVTESQMVVSECEVTAILVLYGLPRLLTGYILAHEMMHAYLRLNGYTNLNKVLEEGICQVLGHMWLESQTYASTDASKKRECAGFERKLVEFLKNKIETDGSPVYGAGFRKVNHTVASSSLQETLKEIRRWG, from the exons ATGTCAAGCTTGAGTACGAAAATTGACATATTGAGTGATACCGTTAAGGGATCTGCGGAGCTTTTTGTAGTACCGCAGCCCGAAACAGTTACTATATTTTGGTTGCTCCGGCCATTGAGGGAGCTAAAGAAGATGCTTCTTGAAGACCATGTGGTTACTGTCGTGGTTTCTGCTCCTTCTGCCTGCGGGAAGACCATGTTGGTCTCAAAGCTCTGCCATGATGCGGATGTTAAAG GAAAGTTTAAGCAGATCTTCTTTATCACTGTGTCGAAACCCCCCAACGTAAGTCTCATCGTCCAGAGGTTTCTCCAGTACACAGGTCGTGAAGCAAAGGACTTTGAGGACAACATGGATGCAAAGATCTGCATCCAACAATTGCTTCAGCAACTCGGGGAGAATGGGCCTATTTTGTTGGTTTTGGATGATGTTTGGCCTGAGGATGAGTCCTTGCTTGATACGTTTCTGATTCAGTTACCAGATTACAAGATTTTGGTGACTTCTCGGTTCGAGTTCCTGCGTTTTGGTCCTACTTTTTCTTTGGAACCCTTGATCGATGAAGATGTCAAGAACCTTTTCATGGACTGCACACCTCATCCCAATTGTCTAACGTGCGCTAAGCGTAACGATATTCTCCTGAAG ATAGGGGGCGGGTGCAATTATCTATTACCTGCAGCGAACCCTCCTTGCAG TAGCATATGTAACGGTTGCGACTCTGAGATTGCACATGAAAGACCTGTGAATGTCTTGGGTGTTCTTTGGCATCGTGAATGTTTCTGTTGTGATGCTTGTCACATACCAATTGCTATCCACGAGGTTAAAAACCAT GTTTCAAACTCAAGAGGCAAGTTTCACAAAAGCTGCTTTAACCGGTACTGCTATGTCTGCGAAGAGAAAGTGAAG GTGAAAAAACTCCAACAACATCATTTCTGGGAGGGTAAGTAATGCCCTGCTCATGAATCTGATGGAACTCCCAAGTGTTGCAGTTGCGAGAGGTTAGAG CCTATGGGAATGAATTATGTAATGCTCGGTGATGGTCGATGGCTATGTCTAGAATGTATGGAATCTGCAGTTATGGATACTTATGAAGTCCAGCCTCTGCACTTTGAAATCCGTGAATTCTTTGAAGGCTTAAACATGAAGATTGAGAAAGAATTTCATCTTCTTTTGGTGGAGAAAGAAGCGCTGAAAAAAGCTGAGGAAAAAGAGAAGATT GACTCTCAGCATGGGGTGGTAATCAGAGGTATTTGCCTGAGTGAAAACCAGATTGTCACGAGT GTCTCAGAAAGGCCACCGATGGGGCAGAACAAGCAGCCAATAGGCCTGGTTACTGAATCCCAAATGGTTGTTAGTGAGTGCGAGGTCACTGCAATTCTCGTCTTATATGGACTTCCTAG GTTACTAACTGGATATATATTGGCTCACGAGATGATGCATGCTTATCTTAGACTCAATG GATATACGAATCTGAACAAAGTTCTGGAAGAAGGAATATGCCAAGTGCTCGGCCACATGTGGTTGGAGTCTCAGACATACGCCTCCACTGACGCATCAAAGAAAAGAGAGTGCGCGGGTTTCGAGAGAAAGCTGGTGGAATTTTTGAAGAATAAGATAGAAACAGATGGCTCACCGGTCTATGGTGCCGGGTTCAGGAAAGTTAACCACACGGTGGCCAGTTCCAGTCTCCAGGAAACCCTCAAAGAGATTCGTCGCTGGGGTTGA